Proteins from one Rosa chinensis cultivar Old Blush chromosome 7, RchiOBHm-V2, whole genome shotgun sequence genomic window:
- the LOC112175527 gene encoding protein ROH1 isoform X2 → MDHWTDAYLDRSLKALDICNAARDGIDKIRMWHKHLEIVLCALDSRQRPYCEGQFRRARKALMDLALEMLDGRDSGSAFSQRNWSFGRHNTRKDRHRRTSSGHSRSHSWSISASWSAAKQLQSIANNLVAPRGNENAATNGLVGSVFTMSSVLMFVLSALVAAIPCQDQGLNTHFSIPPQYSWGIPLISLHERIMEESKKRERQSSNGLLKEIYQVEKCTRHMTEFVDLVQFPLTEEQKMELEQVLEELASICEKFKNGLGPLERQIRDVFRRILNCRTEGLELLSKGSNLE, encoded by the coding sequence ATGGACCATTGGACTGATGCATACTTAGATAGGAGTTTGAAGGCACTTGACATTTGCAATGCAGCTCGTGATGGGATTGATAAGATTCGTATGTGGCATAAGCATTTAGAGATTGTTCTGTGTGCCTTGGATTCTCGCCAGAGGCCATATTGTGAGGGCCAGTTCCGTCGAGCAAGAAAGGCTTTGATGGATTTGGCACTTGAAATGCTTGATGGGAGAGACTCTGGGTCTGCATTTTCACAGCGGAATTGGTCTTTTGGGCGTCACAACACAAGAAAGGATCGCCACCGCCGTACCTCATCAGGACATTCTCGCTCTCACTCATGGAGCATATCCGCTTCTTGGTCTGCAGCTAAGCAGCTGCAATCAATTGCAAACAACTTGGTAGCACCTCGTGGGAATGAAAATGCTGCAACCAATGGGCTTGTAGGATCTGTATTCACAATGAGTTCTGTGCTCATGTTTGTGTTGTCAGCTCTTGTTGCTGCAATACCTTGTCAGGATCAAGGCCTTAATACTCATTTTTCCATCCCACCACAGTACTCCTGGGGTATCCCCCTAATCTCACTTCATGAACGGATAATGGAAGAATCTAAGAAGCGGGAGCGTCAGAGTTCCAACGGATTGCTGAAGGAGATTTATCAGGTTGAGAAATGCACACGCCACATGACAGAGTTTGTTGATCTGGTTCAATTCCCATTGACAGAGGAACAGAAAATGGAACTCGAACAAGTACTTGAGGAGTTAGCATCGATCTGTGAAAAGTTTAAGAATGGATTGGGTCCACTGGAACGCCAAATTAGGGATGTATTCCGCAGGATTCTGAATTGCCGAACTGAGGGTCTTGAACTTTTGAGTAAGGGAAGCAATCTGGAGTAA
- the LOC112175527 gene encoding protein ROH1 isoform X1 has translation MPSTSNHAAGSSSPLTSLGRSIWTRREQFHSVEDNHESSAQELELQYFQKHVVDLFHDLSGVGADELLSIAWTQKLLDVFISCLEEFRGIFLKNKEDISKPPMDHWTDAYLDRSLKALDICNAARDGIDKIRMWHKHLEIVLCALDSRQRPYCEGQFRRARKALMDLALEMLDGRDSGSAFSQRNWSFGRHNTRKDRHRRTSSGHSRSHSWSISASWSAAKQLQSIANNLVAPRGNENAATNGLVGSVFTMSSVLMFVLSALVAAIPCQDQGLNTHFSIPPQYSWGIPLISLHERIMEESKKRERQSSNGLLKEIYQVEKCTRHMTEFVDLVQFPLTEEQKMELEQVLEELASICEKFKNGLGPLERQIRDVFRRILNCRTEGLELLSKGSNLE, from the coding sequence ATGCCTTCCACATCTAATCATGCAGCAGGTTCTTCTTCACCTTTGACTTCATTAGGTCGCTCCATTTGGACTCGGCGAGAACAGTTTCATTCCGTTGAAGATAATCATGAGTCTAGTGCCCAGGAGTTAGAGCTTCAATATTTTCAGAAACATGTTGTAGACCTATTTCATGACTTGTCGGGTGTTGGTGCTGATGAGCTGCTCTCTATTGCATGGACTCAGAAGCTTTTAGATGTTTTCATCAGCTGCCTAGAGGAATTCAGAGGtatctttctgaagaacaaagaagataTTTCTAAACCGCCCATGGACCATTGGACTGATGCATACTTAGATAGGAGTTTGAAGGCACTTGACATTTGCAATGCAGCTCGTGATGGGATTGATAAGATTCGTATGTGGCATAAGCATTTAGAGATTGTTCTGTGTGCCTTGGATTCTCGCCAGAGGCCATATTGTGAGGGCCAGTTCCGTCGAGCAAGAAAGGCTTTGATGGATTTGGCACTTGAAATGCTTGATGGGAGAGACTCTGGGTCTGCATTTTCACAGCGGAATTGGTCTTTTGGGCGTCACAACACAAGAAAGGATCGCCACCGCCGTACCTCATCAGGACATTCTCGCTCTCACTCATGGAGCATATCCGCTTCTTGGTCTGCAGCTAAGCAGCTGCAATCAATTGCAAACAACTTGGTAGCACCTCGTGGGAATGAAAATGCTGCAACCAATGGGCTTGTAGGATCTGTATTCACAATGAGTTCTGTGCTCATGTTTGTGTTGTCAGCTCTTGTTGCTGCAATACCTTGTCAGGATCAAGGCCTTAATACTCATTTTTCCATCCCACCACAGTACTCCTGGGGTATCCCCCTAATCTCACTTCATGAACGGATAATGGAAGAATCTAAGAAGCGGGAGCGTCAGAGTTCCAACGGATTGCTGAAGGAGATTTATCAGGTTGAGAAATGCACACGCCACATGACAGAGTTTGTTGATCTGGTTCAATTCCCATTGACAGAGGAACAGAAAATGGAACTCGAACAAGTACTTGAGGAGTTAGCATCGATCTGTGAAAAGTTTAAGAATGGATTGGGTCCACTGGAACGCCAAATTAGGGATGTATTCCGCAGGATTCTGAATTGCCGAACTGAGGGTCTTGAACTTTTGAGTAAGGGAAGCAATCTGGAGTAA